A stretch of DNA from Cupriavidus taiwanensis:
TTTGTACACAGAGGCAATGGCATGGACGGACCACGGAGCGGACCACGTGACAGCGGCAATCCCGGTGCGGGCCCGGCAGCCCTCGCGGCCGAACGGCGCGGCGGCGGGCGGGCGTGGCTGCTGGCGGGCCTGCTCGGGGTCGGGCTCGCGGCCGGCCTGGGCGGCAGCTACTGGTATCTGCAGGAGCGGACCGCGGCCGCGCCAGCGATTGTCGTCGGCGATGGCAAGAACGGTCCGGCCGGCATGGTGCGCGTGCCCGGCGGCGAGTTCCTGATGGGCAGCGACAGCAAGCTGGCACAGCCCAATGAAAAGCCGGCACACAAGGTGCGCGTGCATGCGTTCTGGATGGACCAGCACCACGTCACCAACGCGGAATTCCGCAGGTTCGTCGAAGCCACCGGCTATGTCACCACCGCCGAGCGCGCGCCCGACTGGGAAACGCTGCGCGTGCAGCTGCCGCCCGGCACGCCGCGCCCGCCCGACAGCGCCATGGTCGCGGGCGGCATGGTCTTCGTCGGCACGCCGCGCCCCGTGCCGCTGCAAGACTATTCGCGCTGGTGGCGCTATGTGCCCGGCGCCGACTGGCGCCATCCGACCGGCCCCGGCAGCTCGATCGAAGGCAAGGATAACCACCCGGTGGTGCAGGTCTCGTACGAAGACGCACAGGCCTATGCCAGGTGGGCCGGCAAGCGGCTGCCGACCGAGGCGGAATGGGAGTTCGCCGCGCGCGGCGGGCTGGAGCAGGCGACCTATGCCTGGGGCGAACGGTTTGCGCCGGACGGCAGGCAGATGGCCAATGTCTGGCAGGGCCAGCAGCACCAGCCCTTCCCGGTGGTCAGCCCCAAGGCCGGCGGCGCGCTCGGCACCAGCCCGGTCGGCACCTTTCCGCCCAACGGCTACGGCCTCGCCGACATGACCGGCAACGCCTGGCAGTGGGTCGCGGACTGGTACCGGGCCGACCAGTTCCGGCGCGAAGCCGGCAAGGCGCAGCCGATCCGGAACCCGCTGGGCCCGCTGGCGTCCTGGGACCCGTCCGAGCCGGGGGTGCCGGTCAACGCGCCCAAGCGCGTCACGCGCGGCGGCTCGTTCCTGTGCAACGAGGATTTCTGCCTGAGCTACCGCCCCAGCGCACGGCGCGGCACCGACCCCTTCAACAGCATGTCGCACCTCGGCTTCCGCCTGGTGATGGACGAGGGCCGCTGGGCTGAAATGCAGCGGCGGCCAGCGGTGGCAATGGCCGCACCGACCAGCCCGGCCGCGCGCTAACGCCGCGCGCGGCATGTTTCTTTCCAGCAGGGCAACACGCGACAGGAGCGAGCAACATGACCATGGCAGCGCCTCCCGCAATCCTTGCCGGCCACACACGCAAGGCCCTCGCCGCGCTGGCGCTGGCCGGCCTGGCGCTGGCCGGCTGCTCGACCCCCGCCACCGCGCCGGCTGCGCCGGATGCGGCCGCGCAGTCGGTGCAGGACACGGCAGCGGCGCTGCCATCGTGGCGCGACGGTGCGGCCCGGCAGGCGTTGCTGAAGTTCGTTGCCGACGTGACGCGGCCCGGCTCGCCCGGCTTCGTGCCGCCCGAGGAGCGCGTGGCCGTGTTCGACAACGACGGCACGCTGTGGAGCGAGCAGCCGCTGTACTTCCAGTTCTTCTTCCTGCTCGACCAGGTCCGCGCCGCGGCGCCGCAGCACCCGGAGTGGCGCAGCAACCCGGCCTTCAAGGCGCTGATGGCCAACGACATGCAGGGCCTGATGCGCAACGAGAAGCAACTGGCGGCGCTGGTCGCCAAGGCCAACAGCGGCATGACCGTGGACGAGTACGACCGCACCATCCGCGACTGGCTGGCGAAATCCCGGCATCCCAGGTTCAACCGGCCGTACACCGAACTGGTGTACCAGCCGCAGCTGGAATTGCTGTCCTACCTGCGCGCCAATGGCTTCAAGACCTACATCGTCTCGGGCGGCACCATCGATTTCATGCGGCCGTGGAGCCAGGCCATCTACGGCATCCCGCCCGAACAGGTGATCGGCTCCTCGCAGGCGGTGCGCTACCAGGCGCGCGACGGCAAGCCGGTGCTGGTGCGCGACCCCAAGCTGGACTTCATCGATGACGGACCGGGCAAGCCGGTCGGCATCTACCGCCATATCGGCCGCCGGCCGATCCTCGCCGTGGGCAATTCCGACGGCGACCTGCAGATGCTGGAGTACACCACGGGCGGCGACGGCCCGCGCCTGGCGGTGCTGGTGCATCACGACGATGCCGAGCGCGAGTTCGCCTATGACCGCCAGTCCAAGGTGGGCAAGCTCGACAAGGCCCTCGACGCGGCCCGCGCCAGGGGCTGGACGGTGGTCAGCATGAAGCGGGACTGGCAGCAGGTCTATCCGGCCGGCAAGCCATGACCACACGTAGCAGCAGCAAACCGACCGTAACGGGTCAATGAACGGAGGCGGGACATGCTCAGAGTTGAAGAACGCATGGTCAGAGGGCGGAGTTCCAGGCTGGCGATGCTGGCCGTGGCTGCCGTGGTGGTCGCGGTGACCGGCTGCGACAAGAAGGAAACCCCGCCCAAGGCGCAGCAGCCGGCGGCGCAGGCGCCCGCCACGGCGCCGGCACCGGCCGCGGCCGCGCCGGCACCCGGCAGGGAGAATCCCCCGGTCGCCACCAGCGCACCGGTTGCGGCGGCATCCGCGCCGGCGCTGGCGGCCCCGGCGACGTCCGGCAAGAAGCCGAACATCCTGGTTATTTTCGGCGACGACGTCGGCCAGACCAACATCAGCGCCTACAGCCACGGCGTGGTGGGCTACCGGACCCCGAATATCGACCGCATCGCCCAGGAAGGGATGCTCTTCACCGACTACTACGGCGAAAACAGCTGCACCGCCGGCCGCTCCACCTTCATTACCGGTGAGGTCGGGCTGCGCACGGGCCTGCTGAAGGTCGGCGTGCCGGGTGCGCCGGTGGGCCTGCAGGCGCAAAACGTGACCATTGCCCAGGCGCTGAAGCCGCTCGGCTATGCCACCGGCCAGTTCGGCAAGAACCACCTGGGCGACCGCAACGAGTACCTGCCCACCGCACATGGCTTTGACGAGTTCTTCGGCAACCTCTATCACCTGAATGCGGAAGAGGAACCCGAGCGGCCGTACTACCCGAAGAACGACCAGGCCTGGGTCAAGGCCAACGCACCGCGCGGTGTGATCCGCTCCTTTGCCGACGGCAAGGTGGAAGACACCGGGCCGCTGAACCGCAAGCGCATGGAGACCATCGATGACGAGACCACGGCGGCGGCGATCGGCTTCATGGACAAGCAGGTGAAGGCCGACAAGCCGTTCTTCGTGTGGATGAATACCACGCGCATGCACGTGTTCACCCACGTGCGCGAGTCGATGCGAGGGCAGAGCGGCATGCCCGGCAACGAGTATGCCGACGGCATGATCGAGCACGATGGCCACGTCGGCAAGCTGCTCAAGGCGCTCGACGACCTGAAGGTGGCCGACAACACCATCGTGATCTACAGCACGGACAACGGCCCCAACCAGTTCAGCTGGCCCGATGCCGCGACCACGCCGTTCCGCAGCGAGAAGGACACCAACTGGGAAGGCGCGTTCCGGGTGCCGGCCATCATCCGCTGGCCGGGCCGCATCAAGCCCAACACCGTGTCCACCACGATGATCTCCGGGCTCGACTGGTTCCCGACGCTGCTGGCCGCGGCCGGCGATTCCGATATCAAGGAGCGCCTGCTCAAGGGCGCCAGCATCGGCGGCAAATCGTTCAAGGTGCATCTGGACGGCTACAACTTCATGCCCTACCTGACCGGGCAGACCAATACCGGGCCGCGCCAGGATTTCTTCTACTTCAACGATGACGGCGTGCTGGTGGCGATGCGCCACAACGACTGGAAGTTCGTGTTCTGCGAGCAGCGCCAGCCGGGCGGTTTCCAGGTCTGGGCGAACCCGTTCACCTGCCTGCGCGTGCCCAAGGCGTTCAACCTGCGCATGGATCCGTATGAGCGCGCGGATGTGGTCTCCGACCAGTACTACGACTGGACCGCGAAGAACGCGTACATGATCAGTTATGCGTCCTCCCGCGTGGCACCGTTCCTGCAGAGCTTCAAGGACTATCCGCCCAGCCAGCGTCCGGCGAGCTTCACCATCGACCAGATGACCGAGGCGGTGATGTCGTCGCTCGACAAGGGCGCGGCCGGCGCCAAGTAGCCGCCGGCGTGACCGGCCAGCCGGCTCCAGCTGCAGGGCTGGCTGGCCCATTCGACAGGGGTCGCACCATGGTAGAAGCGCGCGCCGGCGCAAGCTCCGGCAACGATAAGGTGCGGAACGCGACGGCCACCAACGGGCAGGGCGCCCTGGCCGCGCTGGCGCCTGCCCTGCTGCTCTTTGCCTCGGGCGCCGCGGGGCTGGTGTTCCAGGTGCTCTGGATCAGGCAGCTGGCGCTGGTGGTGGGCGTCGAGGTGCACGCCGTCACCACGGCGGTGAGCGCGTTCTTCGGCGGCCTGGCGCTGGGCGGCTGGCTGTTCGGCCGCATCGCCGACCGCCATGGTGATCCGCTCAGGCTGTATGCGTGGCTGGAAATCGCGGTGCTGGTGCTGGGCCTCGGCGCGACACTGGCACTGGCGCGGGCCGCCGCGCCGTTTGCCTGGCTGGAGGCTCGGGCGGGCCTGCTGGCGTGGGCGTTGCCGATGGTGCTGGTGATGCTGCCGGCGGCCGCCATGGGCGGCACGCTGCCAGTGCTGATGCGCGTGCTGGGGTCGCGCCCCGGCCGCGTCGGCACGCACGGCGGACGGCTCTACGCCGCCAACACCGCCGGCGCGATCGCCGGCACGCTGCTGGCCGGCTTTGTGCTGGTGCCCGGGCTTGGCGTCCTCGGCAGCGCCATTGCGGCGGGCGTGCTCAGCGGCGTCGCGGCGCTGGGCGCCTGGCTGCTGGCGCGGCGCGCAAGGCGTCCGTCCGCTGCCATCGGCGCCGACGCGGAGCGCGCTGCCGCCGACGCTGCCGAGGCTGCTGACACTGCCGCCGGCGATGTCGCCAACGGCCGGCTCGCATTGCTGCTGTATGCCGCCGCCGGCGGCATTGCGCTGGGCTACGAGGTGGTCTGGTCGCAGGCCATCGTGCAGTTCCTCAGCACGCGCACCTTCGCCTTCACCGTGGTGCTGGCGACCTACCTGGCCGGGCTGGCCAGCGGCAGCGCGCTGGCCGCGCGCCATGCCGACCGCGTG
This window harbors:
- a CDS encoding formylglycine-generating enzyme family protein, whose protein sequence is MDGPRSGPRDSGNPGAGPAALAAERRGGGRAWLLAGLLGVGLAAGLGGSYWYLQERTAAAPAIVVGDGKNGPAGMVRVPGGEFLMGSDSKLAQPNEKPAHKVRVHAFWMDQHHVTNAEFRRFVEATGYVTTAERAPDWETLRVQLPPGTPRPPDSAMVAGGMVFVGTPRPVPLQDYSRWWRYVPGADWRHPTGPGSSIEGKDNHPVVQVSYEDAQAYARWAGKRLPTEAEWEFAARGGLEQATYAWGERFAPDGRQMANVWQGQQHQPFPVVSPKAGGALGTSPVGTFPPNGYGLADMTGNAWQWVADWYRADQFRREAGKAQPIRNPLGPLASWDPSEPGVPVNAPKRVTRGGSFLCNEDFCLSYRPSARRGTDPFNSMSHLGFRLVMDEGRWAEMQRRPAVAMAAPTSPAAR
- a CDS encoding HAD family hydrolase → MTMAAPPAILAGHTRKALAALALAGLALAGCSTPATAPAAPDAAAQSVQDTAAALPSWRDGAARQALLKFVADVTRPGSPGFVPPEERVAVFDNDGTLWSEQPLYFQFFFLLDQVRAAAPQHPEWRSNPAFKALMANDMQGLMRNEKQLAALVAKANSGMTVDEYDRTIRDWLAKSRHPRFNRPYTELVYQPQLELLSYLRANGFKTYIVSGGTIDFMRPWSQAIYGIPPEQVIGSSQAVRYQARDGKPVLVRDPKLDFIDDGPGKPVGIYRHIGRRPILAVGNSDGDLQMLEYTTGGDGPRLAVLVHHDDAEREFAYDRQSKVGKLDKALDAARARGWTVVSMKRDWQQVYPAGKP
- a CDS encoding arylsulfatase is translated as MLRVEERMVRGRSSRLAMLAVAAVVVAVTGCDKKETPPKAQQPAAQAPATAPAPAAAAPAPGRENPPVATSAPVAAASAPALAAPATSGKKPNILVIFGDDVGQTNISAYSHGVVGYRTPNIDRIAQEGMLFTDYYGENSCTAGRSTFITGEVGLRTGLLKVGVPGAPVGLQAQNVTIAQALKPLGYATGQFGKNHLGDRNEYLPTAHGFDEFFGNLYHLNAEEEPERPYYPKNDQAWVKANAPRGVIRSFADGKVEDTGPLNRKRMETIDDETTAAAIGFMDKQVKADKPFFVWMNTTRMHVFTHVRESMRGQSGMPGNEYADGMIEHDGHVGKLLKALDDLKVADNTIVIYSTDNGPNQFSWPDAATTPFRSEKDTNWEGAFRVPAIIRWPGRIKPNTVSTTMISGLDWFPTLLAAAGDSDIKERLLKGASIGGKSFKVHLDGYNFMPYLTGQTNTGPRQDFFYFNDDGVLVAMRHNDWKFVFCEQRQPGGFQVWANPFTCLRVPKAFNLRMDPYERADVVSDQYYDWTAKNAYMISYASSRVAPFLQSFKDYPPSQRPASFTIDQMTEAVMSSLDKGAAGAK